The genomic DNA TGAACTTTGCCATCTGGAAGGTAACCTGGTGGAGCAGATCACCTTCCATTGGAAAACCCACCCAGTTCACTCACCAGAATGAAAATTGGGCTGATTCTACAATTGGTGGATGATCCCAAAATGACCCCCATTTAGTGCTGGTTACTGGTGGTTGGCACTGCCTTCCTGGTCTTGGCGGTATTTTCCATGATTAGTAAAATTGTTTTTGTCTTGTTGCAGGTTGCCCAAAAGATCAGCCATGCAGAATGCGACAGTTGAACCAAATCTTGCAAATGTGACCACGACTAGCCTTAGCAACGGAACTCACAACCACAAGGAACCCTACCTACATAAACTAGCGCATCTTGATGAAGCACTATACAATGATTACTACAGTCTGTGGCTCGCCTTAATGATAATTAATGTTATCATATTTGTAGTTGGCATTGTACTCAATGGTGTTGCACTGTATGTATTTTGTTTTCGCACCAAGACTAAAACAACATCTGTCATCTACACCATAAACCTAGTAATCACAGATTTGATGGTGGGATTCTCCTTGCCAACCAGGATAATAATGTATTACAGCGGTGGAGAATGCCTGacgtgctcttttgtgcacattttCAGCTATTTTGTGAacatgtactgcagcattctgttcCTAACCTGCATTTGTGTGGACAGGTACCTGGCTATAGTCCAAATGGAAGCTTCACGCAAGTGGAGGAACCCCCACTATGCCAAAGGGATTTGTGTTTTCATCTGGCTCTTCGCCATTATCGTCACCTACTCTATACTCACCACAGCAATCAAGTATGCCTCGTGTTGTCTGTCTAAGCTCTTTGCTCTGACAGTGTTTGAATACTTTTTGCCTTTAGTGATCATCACGGCCTTCACAATTAGGATCATGTGTGCCTTGGCCAAACCAAACCTTATGCAGCAGAGTAGGGAGAGGCGCATGAGAGCTGTCCAGCTTCTGGTCACTGTACTGGTTATATTCATGATCTGTTTCACGCCCTTTCATGTCCGTCAGGTTGTGGTCTATGCAAACCCTAAACTGCCCCTTCACATCAGCCTAATCGTATATCATGTTACAGTGACCCTGAGTAGCCTCAACAGCTGTTTGGACCCAATTGTCTACTGCTTTGTTACTAACAACTTCCAGTCCACCGTGAGGAACATCTTTGTCAAGGCTGAGCCAGAACAAAACAGCGGAGAGGCAATCAGTGTACACAAGAGCTCTAAGGTGTCCACAGCAAAGACGGTAGTTTCAAGCATGATGAT from Carcharodon carcharias isolate sCarCar2 chromosome 6, sCarCar2.pri, whole genome shotgun sequence includes the following:
- the LOC121279426 gene encoding G-protein coupled receptor 20-like, which encodes MQNATVEPNLANVTTTSLSNGTHNHKEPYLHKLAHLDEALYNDYYSLWLALMIINVIIFVVGIVLNGVALYVFCFRTKTKTTSVIYTINLVITDLMVGFSLPTRIIMYYSGGECLTCSFVHIFSYFVNMYCSILFLTCICVDRYLAIVQMEASRKWRNPHYAKGICVFIWLFAIIVTYSILTTAIKYASCCLSKLFALTVFEYFLPLVIITAFTIRIMCALAKPNLMQQSRERRMRAVQLLVTVLVIFMICFTPFHVRQVVVYANPKLPLHISLIVYHVTVTLSSLNSCLDPIVYCFVTNNFQSTVRNIFVKAEPEQNSGEAISVHKSSKVSTAKTVVSSMMMNGPALDIEQ